One Natronomonas gomsonensis genomic window, CTCACGAATATCGGTCAAATCCTCGAACGCAATCACAGAACACCCATTCTCCCGGGCTTCCGCGACTAATTCGTTGCTGATACGGTGAAGCATCAACTTGAATCGGCCTTCCTCTTTCCGCCCAACGGATTGGATGTTCTCGTGCGCCCATCGGGTCCCGCACTGTTGGAGTGAACCACGCCGCTGTTCGTACTCTCTGCGCCAGTGGTCGAACTCGCCGCCCGTCCAGAACGTGCCTGTACTGGTGACGGCGAGGTTGTTCACGCCCAGATCAACCCCGAGAACCGTTCCGTTCTCAGGTGTTGCCTGTTCCGACGTGGTGGACTCCACCTCCTTCTTGCAGTGGACGTGAAGCACCCACTCGCGATCGTGATAGTGCAGTTCCGCACCCGTGGTCTCGTACTCGTCGGAAAACAGGTACTCCGAGTGCGGTGTCTCACTGTCCTCATCGGGCAGAATGTAGTCAGATTCGATACGACCGCCGGTCGTAGCGAGGCTCACGTAGTCGTCGTGGAAGGTGGCAGTGCGGTAGTCGTAGACGACGTGGGGGCTGGTGAACGTCGGTTTCGAAGCTTTCTTGCCGTTCTTCCAGCGCTCAACGACGCTTTTGCAGGCTTCAGCGGCCTTGTTCCGAGCGGCTTGCACGAGGCCACCGTTGAACCCGTCTGTTTTCTCGCGCACGTCATCGTAGGTTTCGTTATCCAGCGTGGTCTTGCTGGTGGTGACGTACTCGCCTTGGAAGGCGTGGTCTACGACGTACTGTGCCGACCAGAGGAATGTGTCTACAGTGTCTTCAAGGAGTGCGGCGTCGTCACTGTCTACATCGAGCGCAACGGGGACAGTACGCCGCACCCCCATATTTTATATGTAAAACTGGTGGTTCTTAAACGCTGGGGGAGTCGGCCTGCTACTGGAGCGTGGTTCGTTCCCCAGTTGTCGGCTTCATCCCACGGCTAAAGCCGTGGGTTTTCGCCTCGCACTTTCTAAAACAGCGTGGTCCGCAGAGCGCCGTCGTCTACGGCGACAGGCGCTGTCGGTCCGGCGAGACTCGCTTCGCTCGTCTCGCTGGCTCCCAACGTCTTCGCCTACGGGCTCAGACGTTGGCGATCTCGCGGGAACAACACGGCCTCCCGAATGTTCGAGAGGTCCAGCATCGTCATGATGAGTCGCTCGGCGCCGAGACCCCAACCGGCGTGGGGCGGCATGCCGTAGTCGAACATCTTCGTGTAGTACTCGAAGGCCTCGGGGTCGAGCCCCTGCTGTTCGAACCCTTCGATGAGGTGGTCACGGCGGTGTTCGCGCTGGCCGCCGGAGACGAGTTCCATCCGCGGGTGCATCATGTCGAATCCCGTCGAGAGCTCGCCGTCGTCGTGGTCCATGATGTAGAACGGCTTGATTTCGGCGGGCCAGTCGGTGATGAAGTAGTGGCCGCCCACGTCGTCGCCGAGTGCCTTCTCGCCCTCGGTGGGGAGGTCGTCGCCCCACACCAACTGCTCGTCGAGTTCGCCGGTGGCGTTGATGCGCTCGATTGCCTCCTCGTAGCTCAGGCGAGGGAACGGCGTCTCCGGCGGCTCGAACTCTGCTTCGAGGTCGAGCGCTTCGAGTTGCCGCTTGCAGTTCTCCGCGACGGCCTCGTAGGCCGAAACGACGACGGACTCACAGACATCCATCGCGTCGTTGTGGTCACAGAAGGCGCCCTCGAAGTCGATGGAAGTCGCCTCGTTGAGGTGTCGGGGCGTGTTGTGTTCCTCGGCGCGGAAAATCGGGCCGATTTCGAAGACGCGTTCGAGGTTCGAGCCGGCGACGAGCTGTTTGAACAGCTGTGGGCTCTGGTTCATGAACGCCTCCTGGCCGAAGTAGGTGATGGGGAACAGCTCGGTGCCGCCCTCCGTGCCCGTCGCGACGATTTTCGGCGTGTTGATTTCGGTGGCGTCGGCCTCCCGGAACGCCCCCCGGACCGCACGCATGACCTCGGCGCGAATCTCGAAGATGGCCTGTCCCTCCTCACGGCGGAGGTCCAGCGTCCGGTTGTCGAGTCGGGTCGACAACTCGGCGTCGACTTTCCCGGAGGGGTCCAGCGGCAGTTCCGTATCGGCCTCAGAAATTACCTCGACCGATTCGGGCGTGACCTCGACGCCGGTCGGCGCGCGAGGCTCTTCCTCGACGGCGCCGGTCACCGAAACGACCGATTCCCGAGAGGCGCCGAGACCCGTCTCGACTAGCTCCTCGTCCATCTCGTCTTTCTCGAACTTCACCTGAATCCGGCCGGAGGTGTCGCGCAGAATGAGGAACGCGATGCCACCGAGGTCCCGGATTTCGTGGACCCAGCCGGCGACAGTGACCTCATCGCCGGGCTCGGCGTCCGCCGTGTACGTGCGGTTCTCCATACCCGCGATTCGGGCGGCCGACCCTTTAAGTCCCACTTTTCGTCGTTCCCACGGAACGGGCCGCCCGGCGAGTCGGGGACAGTCCGGGCGGCCTCGCGTCTACAGCAGGTTCAGCGTCCGAGAGACCTGTCGCTCGGCGGTTCGCTGGATGAACGCCGGCTGTCGGACGGCCTCGTCGACGAGCGCCGTCGCCGGCGACGAACGTGACCCCTCGAAGAGGTGGGTCGTCTCCACGTCAGCGGCGATTTGGCCAAGCAGTTGGAACATCGCCGAGTACCGCACCTGTCGGACGTGGTTGCCGGTCACGTCGAGGTCGCCGGTCAGAAGCGCCGACGCGACCGGGCGGCCATCGACGATTTGCCGCCACGTGCTGTAGGATGCGCTGACTTCGAATCCGACATCCCGCTCCTCGGGACCGCCGACGACTTCGACGCCAGTGCAGTCGCCGCCTTCCAGCCCGATGTAGGCATAAAGCGTGCCGTCGTCGACGTTCTCTTCGAGTTGATACAGCAGTTCCCGCACCTGTGCGGGCAACGACGGCCGCAGCGCCTCGCCGAACGTCTCCGGAGCGTCCGCGAGCGTCACGTCACCGATTCCTTCGCGTACGTCCTCGGGAATACCGGCGAGGGCGGGTTCGGGGAGTTCCGCGAGCGTCGTCTCCTCGAGCGGCAACTCGGAGATGACGAGCAGAATGTCACCGTTGAATCCGCGCCCCCAACCACCGGCGAGGTCGTCGAGGGTGTCGCTCTCGTCGAGCAAGCGCCCGTACTCGTCCAACCACTGTTCCGTGGGATACAGAGTCATGACCAACAGTACCACATACACGTTCACCTACATAATAAATACACGGTTATACCGAGGCGTGAGTTACAAACGCCGACGACCCGCTCGGAGCGCCACTGTACGTCGGATGCCGTGCGTCGCTGGCGATTCACTCGATGGTCTCCTTGACGAGTCGGGCATATCCCCGACGGAGTCGTTCGGACACCGCCTGATTGGAGACGCCGAGTTCCGCCGCGAGGTCGGTCGTCGTCGCCGACCGTGGAACGTCGAAGAACCCCAGTTCGTGGGCGAGTTCGAGCGTCTCCCGCTGTTCCTCGGTGAGCGCCCGAGCGCCGTCTTCCCGCTGTGTCGACCCGTAAATCCGTTCGAGTCGGAACTCGACGCCGTTGTCCTCGAGGTACTGCCGGTACGCCGAAAGCGCCTCGCGGTCGGGAAACCGCGTCCGAGCGTGCCACCATCCGTCGGCGTAGCGGGCTTCCAGCCGCTCGGCGCCCAACTCGACCCACGCCGGATACAGCGCCACACCGATTCGGTCGGTCGTGGCGATGCGATACAGTCGGTCGCCGTCGACTTCGCTCAACACCTCGAACTCGCCGACCGTCGGATCCGATTCCAGCGCCGCATCGAACGCCGCAACGTCCGCGACAGTCGCCCAGACGAACAGAATCGGCTTCGTCGGCTCGGTGGCGTACGAGCGCTCGACGTCGAGTTCGACCCCGGGGGCCGTACCGAGGGCCTCACCCAACGCGAGTTCGTCGGACCGGACCGCGTACTCGGCGATGACGCTCATCGATACACGTCGTTTTGCCACGCAGAAAATACGTTCGCTCGTAAGCGTTCCAAGACACGTCTACGGCGAGGTCGGTCGGTCAAGCGCCGCCGCTCCGTTCGGCGCTTCCGTTTTTGGCCCCACGAACGGTCTCTCGAACCGCGTCGACGCCCTCGTCGTGGACCAAATCGCCGACGATGACGGTGTCGGCACACTGTCCCATCTCGTAGGCGGCGTCGTAGTCGCCGACGCCACCGCCGTAGAACACCGTCGCATCCTCGACAGCCTCGGTCGCCGCCCGGACGATATCGGGGTCGCCGAGCGTCCCCGAGTACTCGATGTAGATGATTTCCTGTCCGAACATCTGCTCGGCTACTTCGGCGTAGGCGGCTACCTCGGAGGCGTCGAGATTGCAGTCCGCTTCGGTGTACTCTGCGACCGAGGAGTCGGGGTTGAGAACGATGTACGCCTCGGTGAAGGTGCGGTCCCAGTCGATGTCGGCATCGAGGCGAGCCCACTCCTTGTGGGCGCCGGTCGTCCAGAACACGTCACCCGCGTTCAACACGATGGGGATGAAGTAGCCGTCGAGCCCCTCGCGGTGGACGACCGACCCGACGTTCGACGGTTCGATGTAGACGGGGATGTCGTAGGCGGCGGTCGCCTCGACGACACGGGCCATCTTCTCTTCGGTCATCCCTGTCGTCCCGCCGATTTCGATGGCGTCAGTTCCGGTCGCACACACGTCCTCGAACGTCTCGCCGTCCACGAGCGTCTTGTCGGGGTCGAGTTTGACGATGTGGTCCCAGTTCGCCCAAGGCGCGCTCATACCCTCTCGAAACCCGCGGGCGGCTAAAAACGCCTCGCTTTACTCGGCGGACGCGGCCTATGAGAATTACGGCAGTCCGGACGACTCCGGTGCGACTGTCAGGTTCCGCGTGAACCGCATCCGGTCGGTCTGGTACGTCATCTCGACGGAGGTGTCGTAGACGGCCGTGGTTGTGTAGGGGTCGTCAGGCGACGGTGAGGAGCTGAAGATATTTGGTTCACAGGAGTCCGGGTCAAGAAGACAGCCTAGACCGCTGAGTAGCGAGCCGATTAGCCCACCGTCCTCGTATTCATCGTTGACTTTGCTTTCGAAAGAACCGCGTTCCTCGTCAACGATGAACTGGTAGGAACCATCCACCTCGTCGGCGCCGACATAGAAGATATCGTTCCGTTCTTGGCCAAACGCCTGCTTGAGTTCCGGGCAACTCACTTCACCGTTGTCACCGACGAGTGTCCCCTCAGTAAGCCGAACGTTCACCGAATCACCCTTCGCACTACACACTGCGCGTAGGTTCTCCTCACCCCCCTCGATTTCGGTGAGGACTGTGGCAACGGAGTCATTGTCGACGTCGTTGACAAGGTAGATTCGCCACATCTCGTTACTTCCGGTCGTCCGGTTGGTTTGAACGAAGAACTCGTCGCTTCCTGTCAGTATCTCGGAGCCTAAATCGCCGATAGCATCAAGCAGACTCTGGCGGGTCTCCTGTAGGGAAGCCCGTTCGACAGTCATCTCGAAGTTCCGGGTCTTCGAATCAGGAGCGACAATCCAAGTAGTGCGGTCTTCGATACCCAGCGGGTCCAGCGTGAGACCAGTAATTTCTGCTACAATATCGTCGTCACCAGGCATGAAATCGGACGTATCCGACTGAATGACCCGCGTCCCGTTCTGCATCGCCGCCACCTCGGAGGAAGCGAGTCGTCCGTTTCGGACGCTCGACGCCATCTGGTGTTGGTTCCACGTCGAGACGTTCTGTCTAATCGCCGACCGGCGCTCGGTGTAGCTTGCGGTGTCGCTGTTGTAGTTCGCCTCTCGCATCGACCGGGTGAGTCGTTCGGTCGTCGGGGGGGTCGTCCGCGAGCGCCTGTGAGGACCCCTCGACCTCCCGCGTCGAGAGGTTCTCCGTGTAGATGGCGCTGTTGACCACGAGGGCGAGGCCGACCAGAAGCACCGCTAACAGCAGCCCTGTGATGAGTATCATCTGCCCACGTTCCCCGCGTATCGAGTTCCACATACCCCGTTCTCCCTCGAACTTGCCATTGGAGCAGTATAAGTCCGTGGACCGTATCGACAATCGTTCCGATGGGTCAACCGACCTACCCACCGCCGATTTCGATGACGACGGTCAATTCGGTTTTGCCACCCGGACCGACGGCCTCGATATCGAATCCGACGGCCAACAGTACTGCCTCGTCGGCGCGGTTCTGTACCACGACACCGCCGTTGGATTCACACGCACCGAACCGCTTGCCGGCCCCACGCTGGCAGTTCTCGTTGGTCCACTCGCGTGCGGCGGTGTCGTTGTAGGCCACGTCGCGGGCGACGCCTTCCTCCAGTGCGGCGGACTCCAGCGTGTCTATATCACCCCCGATTTCATGGGTATATTGTTTCTGTCACTACGAAACTGCGGAGATACCGACCCATTGGAACTTCCCGTTCCTGCCCATCATCACGACGCTCTGACATCCTCCCACGGCTAACGCCGTGGGGTTCCCCTACCGGGGGTTGAACCCACGGAAACGGAGAGGTTCGCAGGTTCGTCGTCGCGTGGGACGATGACCTGCGTTTCGGGCTGTGCCAGTCCAGCCCCCGCCTCGGACAGCGGTTTCGAGAACTTGCCCAAGGCTCGTTTGCCGATGTTCAGCGCACCGTTCTTGTCGGCGTTGTCGTCCAGCCCACACTCGGGACACTCAAAGCGCCCCTGCGTCTCTCGGACGCCCTCGCAGGCACAACGGTTGCACGTTTTCGACGTGTCGTATTCTTCGACCAACTGTACGTCGATACCCGCGTCGTGGGCCTTGTACTCGATGTAGTTCAGCAGGCGGGCAAACGGCATCTTGTGGGTCTTGTCGTTAACGTACCGCCCTTTGTCGTTGTCCTTGCGAATCCCGCCGAGATCGCCCACGACGATAATTGCGTTCCGTTCTTCAGCCGCTTCTACGATTTGGCGAGCAATCTTGTGGAGGCGGTCGTCGACCTTCCGTGCTTCCGCGTCACCGATACGCTCGACTACCTGCTGTCCCTGCCGGGGTTTCGCTTTCCCGATGGACTTCCGCAGTTGCTTGTAGTGTTCGCGGATACGACGCACTTCCTCGCCGTAGAACGTGGTCTTGCGGTCGGAGAGGAACGCGCAGGTAGCGACCCACCGTGCGCCCATGTCGATGGCCAGGACGTCAGCGTACTCGTCTTGGACGGCCACAGACCGCTTGACGACGAGATGGACGTACCAGTCACCGTCACGCCGCACCAGTTCACTGTCCCGAATATCGCCCTCGCAGACGAGGTGTTCATCCTTCTGGGGGAGGTGTGCGGGACACCAGATGGAGTTGCCCCGTCCGCGCTTGGGGTCGTAGACAGGGACTTTGACCCACCACGACGAGAGAACGGTGTCCTCGTCGTAGGACACGTCGAACACGTCGTTGCGGAGAACGACAGGCTGTTCGGTGTCGGGGTTCGGGGCTTTCTGTCGCTGGACTTTCGACGCCTGCTGGTCGGTCGCGGAG contains:
- a CDS encoding RNA-guided endonuclease InsQ/TnpB family protein, producing the protein MGVRRTVPVALDVDSDDAALLEDTVDTFLWSAQYVVDHAFQGEYVTTSKTTLDNETYDDVREKTDGFNGGLVQAARNKAAEACKSVVERWKNGKKASKPTFTSPHVVYDYRTATFHDDYVSLATTGGRIESDYILPDEDSETPHSEYLFSDEYETTGAELHYHDREWVLHVHCKKEVESTTSEQATPENGTVLGVDLGVNNLAVTSTGTFWTGGEFDHWRREYEQRRGSLQQCGTRWAHENIQSVGRKEEGRFKLMLHRISNELVAEARENGCSVIAFEDLTDIRERTGASWGHKWAFDRLYEYVEYKAEESGISVEQVDPENTSRRCSHCGFTHPDNRESEAFECQKCGYENHADYNAAKNIGLRYLRRIQTGGDEGAPLGVRLNSGTLNVNGEYESPASTEARTGVHAESHGFSRG
- the aspS gene encoding aspartate--tRNA(Asn) ligase, with the translated sequence MENRTYTADAEPGDEVTVAGWVHEIRDLGGIAFLILRDTSGRIQVKFEKDEMDEELVETGLGASRESVVSVTGAVEEEPRAPTGVEVTPESVEVISEADTELPLDPSGKVDAELSTRLDNRTLDLRREEGQAIFEIRAEVMRAVRGAFREADATEINTPKIVATGTEGGTELFPITYFGQEAFMNQSPQLFKQLVAGSNLERVFEIGPIFRAEEHNTPRHLNEATSIDFEGAFCDHNDAMDVCESVVVSAYEAVAENCKRQLEALDLEAEFEPPETPFPRLSYEEAIERINATGELDEQLVWGDDLPTEGEKALGDDVGGHYFITDWPAEIKPFYIMDHDDGELSTGFDMMHPRMELVSGGQREHRRDHLIEGFEQQGLDPEAFEYYTKMFDYGMPPHAGWGLGAERLIMTMLDLSNIREAVLFPRDRQRLSP
- a CDS encoding sterol carrier protein, whose product is MTLYPTEQWLDEYGRLLDESDTLDDLAGGWGRGFNGDILLVISELPLEETTLAELPEPALAGIPEDVREGIGDVTLADAPETFGEALRPSLPAQVRELLYQLEENVDDGTLYAYIGLEGGDCTGVEVVGGPEERDVGFEVSASYSTWRQIVDGRPVASALLTGDLDVTGNHVRQVRYSAMFQLLGQIAADVETTHLFEGSRSSPATALVDEAVRQPAFIQRTAERQVSRTLNLL
- a CDS encoding helix-turn-helix domain-containing protein, translating into MSVIAEYAVRSDELALGEALGTAPGVELDVERSYATEPTKPILFVWATVADVAAFDAALESDPTVGEFEVLSEVDGDRLYRIATTDRIGVALYPAWVELGAERLEARYADGWWHARTRFPDREALSAYRQYLEDNGVEFRLERIYGSTQREDGARALTEEQRETLELAHELGFFDVPRSATTTDLAAELGVSNQAVSERLRRGYARLVKETIE
- a CDS encoding phosphoglycerol geranylgeranyltransferase, yielding MSAPWANWDHIVKLDPDKTLVDGETFEDVCATGTDAIEIGGTTGMTEEKMARVVEATAAYDIPVYIEPSNVGSVVHREGLDGYFIPIVLNAGDVFWTTGAHKEWARLDADIDWDRTFTEAYIVLNPDSSVAEYTEADCNLDASEVAAYAEVAEQMFGQEIIYIEYSGTLGDPDIVRAATEAVEDATVFYGGGVGDYDAAYEMGQCADTVIVGDLVHDEGVDAVRETVRGAKNGSAERSGGA
- a CDS encoding RNA-guided endonuclease InsQ/TnpB family protein — encoded protein: MQRTVSTTVRVKLHSLTNRKADLLAREYEAFQTEVHGGDANLYSATDQQASKVQRQKAPNPDTEQPVVLRNDVFDVSYDEDTVLSSWWVKVPVYDPKRGRGNSIWCPAHLPQKDEHLVCEGDIRDSELVRRDGDWYVHLVVKRSVAVQDEYADVLAIDMGARWVATCAFLSDRKTTFYGEEVRRIREHYKQLRKSIGKAKPRQGQQVVERIGDAEARKVDDRLHKIARQIVEAAEERNAIIVVGDLGGIRKDNDKGRYVNDKTHKMPFARLLNYIEYKAHDAGIDVQLVEEYDTSKTCNRCACEGVRETQGRFECPECGLDDNADKNGALNIGKRALGKFSKPLSEAGAGLAQPETQVIVPRDDEPANLSVSVGSTPGRGTPRR